The proteins below are encoded in one region of Thermodesulfovibrio thiophilus DSM 17215:
- the infB gene encoding translation initiation factor IF-2: MSDKVGRTSIELARELGVKPSEIVECVGEIRNIQFKKRTTNIKIEPEEVEEIIKKFQKTSQPEQKKEKKIEKKEEEKKTKPSELKKTEEQTVTDKQEISSPTISDEEIKEEEITILGKFRREISFEKIEKIKPKPVSTKIAPKKFEPQKWLDIKEQKKIKDKVKKEEPSTTPSTAPRKKSIRIEEGTTVKEFAELISQKVPDVIKKFMELGYMPTINQPVDTDAAQLVAEGFGVKVEIAQAQEVDVIEEVEDSPESLQPRPPIVTVMGHVDHGKTSLLDAIRKTKVTEQEAGGITQHIGAYKVTVQGKDITFLDTPGHEAFTALRARGAKVTDIVVLVVAADDGVMPQTIEAINHAKAAGVPIVVAVNKIDKPEANPQRVKTQLSDYGVIPEDWGGQNIFVEISAKKRIGIENLLEMIALQAEIMELKANPNKPARGTIIESRLDKGRGPVATVIVQNGTLKVGDAFVAGVTYGKVRAIIDDTGKRINKALPSTPVEVVGFEQVPQAGDSFIVVENDRVARQIANARAQKKRLAEIQKAQKLTLQDLYEKIKEGEVKELNLIIKGDVQGSVEALKKAVEDITHPEIKVKVIHTAVGGITESDVNLASTANAIIIGFNVRPETKAQELAEQLGVDMKLYGIIYEVIEDVKKALTGMLEPEVKEKVLGRAEVRAVFKISKIGTVAGCYVLNGTISRASDGIRVIRDNIVVYEGKISSLKRFKEDVREVQAGYECGITIDNFNDIKEGDIIENYIIEKVPVKGL; encoded by the coding sequence ATGTCAGATAAAGTAGGCAGAACCAGTATAGAATTAGCCAGAGAGCTTGGTGTAAAACCTTCAGAAATTGTGGAATGTGTTGGGGAAATAAGAAACATTCAATTTAAAAAAAGAACCACAAACATTAAAATAGAGCCTGAAGAAGTTGAAGAAATAATAAAAAAGTTTCAAAAAACAAGTCAGCCTGAGCAAAAAAAAGAAAAAAAGATAGAAAAAAAGGAAGAAGAGAAAAAAACCAAACCTTCAGAACTAAAGAAAACTGAAGAACAAACAGTAACTGATAAACAAGAAATATCATCACCAACGATTAGTGACGAAGAGATAAAAGAAGAAGAGATTACCATTCTAGGGAAATTCAGACGAGAAATATCATTTGAAAAGATTGAGAAAATAAAACCTAAGCCTGTATCCACAAAAATCGCACCTAAAAAATTTGAACCTCAGAAATGGCTGGATATAAAAGAACAAAAAAAGATTAAAGATAAAGTAAAAAAAGAAGAACCTTCTACAACCCCTTCAACAGCACCGAGAAAAAAATCCATCAGGATAGAAGAAGGTACAACAGTTAAAGAATTTGCTGAACTTATCAGCCAGAAAGTTCCAGATGTAATAAAAAAATTTATGGAACTTGGCTATATGCCAACAATTAATCAGCCTGTTGATACGGATGCTGCTCAACTTGTGGCGGAAGGCTTTGGAGTCAAAGTGGAAATTGCCCAAGCACAGGAGGTTGATGTGATAGAGGAGGTTGAAGATTCTCCTGAATCACTTCAGCCAAGACCTCCTATTGTAACTGTTATGGGGCATGTAGATCATGGAAAAACTTCATTGCTTGATGCAATTAGAAAAACGAAGGTTACAGAACAGGAAGCAGGAGGAATAACTCAGCATATAGGTGCATATAAAGTAACAGTGCAGGGTAAGGATATAACATTTCTTGATACTCCGGGACATGAAGCATTTACAGCTCTAAGAGCAAGAGGTGCTAAAGTTACAGATATTGTAGTTCTGGTTGTTGCCGCTGATGATGGCGTAATGCCTCAGACAATTGAAGCTATTAATCATGCTAAAGCAGCAGGTGTTCCAATAGTTGTAGCAGTCAATAAAATAGATAAACCAGAGGCAAATCCCCAAAGGGTAAAAACACAACTCAGTGATTACGGAGTTATTCCTGAAGACTGGGGAGGACAGAATATATTCGTTGAAATTTCTGCAAAAAAAAGAATTGGTATAGAAAATTTACTTGAAATGATAGCTCTTCAGGCAGAGATAATGGAACTTAAAGCCAATCCCAATAAACCTGCAAGAGGGACAATCATTGAATCACGCCTTGATAAGGGTCGTGGTCCTGTTGCAACTGTAATTGTACAGAATGGAACGCTGAAGGTCGGAGATGCTTTTGTTGCTGGAGTAACATATGGTAAAGTAAGGGCAATTATTGATGATACGGGAAAAAGAATCAATAAAGCTTTGCCATCAACTCCTGTTGAAGTTGTAGGGTTTGAACAGGTTCCTCAGGCAGGAGATAGTTTTATAGTTGTTGAAAATGATAGAGTAGCCCGTCAGATAGCTAATGCAAGAGCTCAGAAGAAAAGACTTGCTGAGATACAGAAAGCTCAAAAACTTACACTTCAGGATTTATATGAAAAAATTAAGGAAGGAGAAGTAAAAGAGCTTAATTTAATCATAAAAGGCGATGTTCAGGGCTCAGTTGAGGCATTGAAAAAAGCTGTAGAAGATATCACTCATCCAGAGATTAAAGTTAAGGTTATACATACAGCTGTTGGAGGTATCACAGAGTCCGATGTAAATCTTGCATCTACTGCAAATGCCATAATAATAGGATTCAATGTTCGTCCTGAAACAAAGGCTCAGGAACTTGCCGAACAGCTTGGTGTTGACATGAAGCTTTACGGCATTATTTATGAAGTAATTGAAGATGTAAAAAAAGCGCTAACAGGAATGCTTGAGCCAGAGGTCAAGGAGAAAGTACTTGGCAGAGCAGAAGTAAGAGCAGTATTTAAAATTTCCAAGATTGGTACAGTAGCTGGTTGTTATGTTTTAAATGGAACAATATCAAGAGCAAGTGATGGAATAAGAGTAATCAGAGATAATATTGTTGTCTATGAAGGTAAAATTAGCTCTCTTAAGAGATTTAAAGAAGATGTAAGAGAAGTGCAGGCAGGATATGAGTGTGGTATAACTATAGACAACTTTAATGATATAAAAGAAGGTGATATAATCGAAAACTATATCATTGAGAAAGTTCCTGTTAAAGGTTTATAA
- a CDS encoding ParA family protein, protein MGKIIAIASQKGGVGKTTTAINLATALAVCGKKTLVIDSDPQASLTFGLGIRKNGEKIKGLYELYTGRTTLEDVLVQPLENLHLIPARIDLFMAELEIFTTQEREQTLKSLIERYKKEFDYILIDCPPSFSFLTLCALVASESVIIPVQCEQFALEALRIFIKLLWRIKGNFNETLELEGILLTMFSKHLTLSRMIAEDIKRVFRSKTFETVIPRNISLAEASMNGIPAIFYAPEAAGSVAYKELAQEIILLTEQY, encoded by the coding sequence ATGGGTAAAATAATTGCAATAGCCAGCCAAAAAGGTGGTGTAGGTAAAACAACGACAGCTATCAATCTTGCCACAGCTTTAGCAGTCTGTGGTAAAAAAACTCTTGTAATAGATTCAGATCCTCAGGCAAGCCTTACCTTTGGTCTGGGTATAAGAAAAAATGGAGAAAAAATAAAAGGACTATATGAACTGTATACTGGGAGGACAACACTGGAGGACGTACTAGTTCAACCTCTAGAAAATCTTCATCTAATACCTGCAAGAATAGATTTATTTATGGCAGAACTTGAAATATTTACAACACAAGAAAGAGAACAAACCCTTAAAAGTTTAATTGAAAGATATAAAAAAGAGTTTGATTATATATTGATAGATTGCCCTCCTTCATTTTCCTTTCTTACTCTTTGTGCTCTTGTAGCTTCTGAATCTGTAATAATTCCTGTTCAGTGTGAACAGTTTGCACTGGAAGCTTTAAGAATATTTATAAAACTTTTATGGAGAATCAAAGGAAATTTTAATGAAACCCTTGAACTTGAAGGCATCCTTCTTACAATGTTCAGTAAACATCTCACTCTAAGCAGAATGATTGCTGAGGATATAAAAAGAGTTTTTCGCTCAAAAACTTTTGAAACAGTAATACCGAGAAACATATCGTTAGCTGAAGCATCTATGAATGGAATACCTGCTATATTTTATGCTCCTGAGGCTGCGGGAAGTGTTGCCTACAAAGAGCTTGCTCAGGAAATAATTCTTCTGACAGAACAATATTAA
- a CDS encoding glutaredoxin family protein, translating into MLRRVRLYSLSTCPTCKKVKEFLKTHAIDYEIIEVDTLDGGEQWLAMKELKKINPAATFPTLIVENAVVGFDESNLKKLLGIGQSDS; encoded by the coding sequence ATGCTTAGAAGAGTCAGATTATACTCCTTAAGCACATGTCCTACATGTAAAAAAGTTAAAGAGTTTCTTAAAACTCATGCTATTGACTATGAGATAATTGAAGTTGACACTTTAGATGGCGGTGAACAATGGCTTGCTATGAAGGAGTTAAAAAAAATCAATCCTGCTGCAACTTTTCCAACACTGATAGTTGAAAATGCTGTTGTTGGCTTTGATGAATCAAATCTTAAAAAATTACTCGGAATAGGTCAGAGTGACTCCTGA
- the rbfA gene encoding 30S ribosome-binding factor RbfA — MHPYKRSQRLGVLLKEEVADIIFHKIKNPGLGFITVTDVELSDDLRIARVFVSVLKTEDREITLQILNNSKGFIRTEIAKRLRIKIIPTFEFVYDESIERGFRIDQLLKEIKRTSEEG; from the coding sequence ATGCATCCATACAAAAGATCTCAAAGACTTGGAGTGCTCTTAAAAGAAGAAGTAGCGGATATAATTTTTCATAAAATCAAAAATCCAGGATTGGGGTTTATTACTGTAACTGATGTTGAACTTTCAGATGATTTGCGAATTGCCAGGGTTTTTGTATCTGTTCTTAAAACAGAAGACAGGGAGATAACACTTCAGATTTTAAATAATTCAAAGGGTTTTATAAGAACAGAGATTGCAAAGAGATTAAGAATAAAAATAATACCCACGTTTGAGTTTGTTTATGACGAATCTATTGAGCGTGGATTTAGAATTGATCAACTTTTAAAGGAAATAAAGAGAACTTCGGAGGAGGGTTGA
- a CDS encoding ferredoxin-thioredoxin reductase catalytic domain-containing protein — protein MTPDKLYEILNKYAISKGLELNKDTNFVFELINGLLKNEQRYGYRSCPCRLASGNKEKDLDIICPCIYSLDDIKKYGRCYCGLYVSKEYNEGKIPEKVVPERRKK, from the coding sequence GTGACTCCTGATAAACTTTATGAAATTTTAAATAAATATGCCATATCAAAAGGGTTAGAGTTAAATAAGGATACAAACTTTGTTTTTGAACTTATTAATGGATTATTAAAAAATGAACAACGTTATGGATATAGATCATGTCCCTGTAGATTGGCTTCTGGTAATAAGGAAAAAGATTTAGATATCATATGTCCATGCATCTATAGTTTAGATGATATAAAGAAGTACGGTAGATGTTACTGTGGACTTTATGTATCAAAAGAATATAATGAAGGGAAAATCCCTGAAAAAGTAGTTCCTGAAAGAAGAAAAAAATAA
- a CDS encoding DHH family phosphoesterase: MKPPKALIDVFRKENSFLILTHTTPDGDAFGSCLALKFLIEQFSKKAEIYTEYPIPLQYQFLPGINSIKNINFIKLNEFDILVLVDCNKISRVSYEKEILDKIKTFSGNKLIIDHHIEVNISNDVKCVKWIDPEKAATGIMIYYLIKALRGDITPQIATNLYTAIIIDTGNFQFDNTTHEVLRIASELVQSGARPSYIYQEAFESWSDNRFALFKRMLNTVSVIPPLAIAYITKKDFDETQTQESDTERFVEFLKVLKDIYISALFREIHAGFLKVSLRSKGDFDVSKIAAEFGGGGHKNASGYRTNGSLKEAQQKLIEKLKAHNMLY, translated from the coding sequence TTGAAACCACCGAAGGCTTTAATCGATGTTTTTCGAAAAGAAAATTCATTTTTAATACTGACCCACACAACTCCTGATGGAGATGCTTTTGGTTCCTGTCTGGCTTTAAAATTCTTAATTGAACAATTCAGTAAAAAAGCTGAAATTTATACAGAATATCCTATACCCTTACAATATCAGTTTCTGCCAGGAATCAATTCTATAAAGAATATCAATTTTATAAAGTTGAATGAGTTTGATATTTTAGTCTTAGTTGACTGTAACAAGATTTCAAGAGTTAGTTATGAAAAAGAAATTCTTGATAAGATTAAAACTTTTTCAGGTAATAAGCTTATTATTGACCATCATATCGAGGTCAATATTTCAAATGATGTTAAATGTGTAAAATGGATTGACCCTGAAAAAGCTGCAACAGGTATTATGATTTATTACCTTATAAAAGCTTTAAGAGGAGATATAACTCCTCAAATTGCAACAAATCTCTATACTGCAATCATTATTGATACAGGAAATTTCCAGTTTGACAATACTACTCATGAAGTCTTAAGGATTGCCTCAGAACTTGTTCAATCAGGAGCTAGACCATCTTATATTTATCAGGAAGCCTTTGAATCATGGAGTGACAACAGATTTGCACTTTTTAAAAGGATGCTAAATACTGTAAGTGTAATACCGCCACTTGCTATAGCTTATATTACAAAGAAAGATTTTGATGAAACACAAACTCAGGAATCTGATACTGAAAGATTTGTAGAGTTTTTGAAAGTTTTAAAAGATATTTATATTTCTGCACTTTTTAGAGAAATCCATGCAGGATTTCTAAAAGTAAGCCTTCGCTCTAAAGGAGATTTTGATGTAAGCAAGATTGCAGCAGAATTTGGAGGCGGTGGACATAAAAATGCTTCAGGTTATAGAACTAATGGATCTCTTAAAGAAGCACAACAAAAGCTTATTGAAAAATTAAAAGCTCATAATATGCTATACTGA
- the rpmB gene encoding 50S ribosomal protein L28, producing MASCYVCGKKKMVGNNVSHANNRTKRYFFPNLQKMKIITEKGPKKVHVCTRCLRSGLIKKAV from the coding sequence ATGGCAAGCTGCTATGTCTGTGGCAAGAAAAAAATGGTGGGTAATAATGTAAGTCATGCAAACAACAGAACAAAAAGATATTTTTTCCCAAATCTTCAGAAAATGAAGATCATTACTGAAAAAGGCCCGAAAAAAGTTCATGTTTGTACGAGATGCCTCCGTTCTGGTTTAATAAAAAAAGCAGTCTAG
- a CDS encoding DUF721 domain-containing protein has translation MQRIGQILPCLLSDCGIENAVTLKFLRKNWNSIFGFPIAEHAFPKEFKNGILFVTVNSHSWLTQLNLLKDEFIAKLHAYKVKDIEFRFGRIYINQKEKIYKQHNLTLSSEQELWLRDITKNIKNNDIKQTMESLIQKYLLFVNQINENIIKNQGEHHV, from the coding sequence ATGCAAAGAATTGGACAAATTTTACCCTGTCTATTAAGCGATTGCGGCATAGAAAATGCTGTAACGTTAAAATTTTTAAGGAAAAACTGGAATAGCATATTCGGTTTTCCTATAGCAGAACATGCCTTTCCTAAGGAGTTTAAAAATGGTATTCTTTTTGTAACAGTTAATTCACATTCCTGGCTTACTCAGTTAAATCTGTTAAAGGATGAGTTTATAGCAAAACTTCATGCCTACAAAGTAAAAGATATTGAATTCCGTTTTGGACGAATTTATATAAATCAAAAAGAAAAAATATATAAGCAACATAATCTAACCCTGTCATCAGAACAGGAACTATGGTTACGAGATATTACAAAAAATATAAAAAATAATGATATAAAACAAACAATGGAAAGTTTGATACAAAAGTATCTTTTGTTTGTAAACCAGATTAATGAAAATATCATAAAAAATCAAGGAGAACACCATGTCTGA